In Erigeron canadensis isolate Cc75 chromosome 8, C_canadensis_v1, whole genome shotgun sequence, the DNA window CATTGTCACGTATATGTCGATACTTTTAAAAAAGTTGGGAATACAGAAATAGATCGAATCTTCCTCTGGTTGGATGAGTATCGAGCGACTATACTTTTTTACTACGATATGATTAACTTTCTTTAATATTCTCAATTTCTTTAGTATTAGATAatactatatattatttgtgttcCAATAATTTAGCAAGCAAAGCTAGTATGACCCAACCTAATTTGAGAACTTTATAACTCATTCTTAAATCAACCAAGGATACATCCCATCCTTAATTTCAGTAGAACTAAGTAATAggaataaaaatgataaataaattttgaaCGCTCTATAACCCACGAGATGATCACGACTCGTGTTcgatcataattaaattaagcaTATATCGCAATGCacgattgaaattttcaatcaatcaaaattTTTAGAGAAACAAGCACACTCAAAAAACAACTTCCGCTCCCCTTGTAAGTTGTGAGCGATACTATTCTTTAACCTCCCATTTTGACTACTACTTGTTGTAGCCGTAGGTACATTATTATTTGATGGAGGAGAAACTTCTGCAGCATGTCGTTCCATAACCTCTTTCCCGTTATAGACTATCGAAACCTCACAGAAATCGGGTGCATTCTTCTTAAGAAACTCTCCTTTGCCAGGCCCCTTTCTCAACCGCCTACATATTttcacaacaaatatataaacgATAATTTCTTTACATCATCTTTTAGCATATAAATTACATACACCAAAATCTAACCAGAAGTACTAACTATTGTAACTTTACCTTAGCGGAGGTGCTCTTTTTGTTCCAATAACAAGTTTAGTAATATTGACGACATGGATAAGATCTAGGATAGCTTTGGTTGTGGTATTGCTCTCCAGAAGCATTGTTTCTACATTTATCTAGTCAATCCAACATCAAGtaagtattttatatatctatgtcattaattatataggAAACGAAACTGTACACCagtttttgatgatatatatgtcTTTGTCGCGCCAAATATATATAGGTTGAAACGTACCTTGGCATCATTGCAAAGGCGTATGTATTTTTGTAACAAGCTTCTCCGTTTATTATTTTCTTCGTTTATATAGACTTGGACTTGTTCTTTGCTTAATTGGCTTCTTGATAGCTTTCCAACTGTTTACGTCAGCGGAAAATTTATTATGTcaaaaaattaactaaattGGGTCAAGGACTGATATGTGAAAGTGAACCCAATTCACTTTCCCCTGTAAATCCCCTGTAGGCTGTAGCACATGTTtcatactaaaaaaaattataaataaaaccaaaatatgTCAAATGACTTTACAATGGTCTAAAGAGTtgttacttatttatatatccCATATCAATTCAATCGttagtttaataataataataataataataatattaataataataataataatgatttaaaCTTTAGATTAACTATTCTCTATTCCATAAAATAACCAAAAAGACTTGATAtgtcaacccaacttggattaAAGCCTATTTCTTTTGAACCGTcttgttgtgtttttttttttttttcctttttcacaaATCGACCCcatttttacaaaatatttaCCATGTTTAAACCCATTATTTACAGTTAGATACATGTAGGTCTATtcatataaatatgtaatcatTTTAGTATCTAACAAAGACatgattttgttttcattaattCTACGTtagctatatataaatatatatatactgtaataaataaatagaggGAGTAACAATTATAATACAATCATACCAGGAGTTGGTATATTAGTGACAGGAGGGAAAACATGGACGAGATAAACCCGAGCAGCTGACGATGATCCACCAGGAGCCACAACATGATCAACAGCCCATTTCACGACATCTAGATCGTTTTTCCCTACCGCGACATAAACATCTACACCTTCTCTATTACTACTAGTACTAGTTATGTATTGGCTACTATgacttatttcttgttcttcaatttcaacaatcTCTGGTGACATGACTCGACGCCACGTTTGATGACTACGTGACGTCGTAGTAGTTTCCTCTTCTTGTTCAATCTCCATTATTTGTTCATGAACAATGTTGTTGTTTTTTGATGATGTTATTTCTAATGACATAAGTATATTATACAAGTATTAAAAGATAACAAAATGAGGGAAAAAAAGGGAGGTGAAAACAAAGGTATTGTGATTGTGGTGGCGGTGGCTTCTTGTGAATATATGAAATCTCTCTCGTTGCTTTCAAAGACtctcttttaatttgatcatataataataaaaataaactaatacATGGCTTTATTTATTCTTTCCGTTTTCTAACCtgtttttttcttcatgttttatGTACAAATGATACACGTATAtactatatttattatttattatattacttTGACCCAACCAACTCCACTTAAGTGGGTTGGCCAAGGGTATCTTCTCAATCTACTATGTGAGTCTCAAAGGTATTTCAGGTTCGAGTCTtgagtttctcatctcaaggtatacAAATGAGATTGAATGTCCAACAAATCGCTGGGTAAAGTTGCATCCAGCAAGAATCGAAACTaattaactttaaatatatatatatatatatatattactttgaCCCTTTATAAAATACTAGTATAAAGGTTTTTCgaatatctatctatctatgtGTATGCATATGTAGTGTAGATTTTAGAATAGACCATAAAGATGCGTATGTGCTATTGTGCTATATGCACCATTGCTTTTAACTAATGGTATATTGTGTACAaaattcctatatatatatatatatatatatatttcatattcaACTACTTATAATTCATTTGAAGTTATTTTGGACATTAGAAATGATTTTGATTCGCTTTTAAAGTGTTTACGGTCAATTatttattgataatatataatagagTAACATTTATCATAATATGCAAAACAAAACATCATGTATAATAAGCGCTTAACatgtaattataaaaattagtatCAGTTTTgagatcattttttttaattcagaAAACATATATTTCAATGATCCACAAGACACAAAATCACATTTTTGAACCGAAAGTAGTTAGATGACATGTAATTGacaatatgaaaataaaataataaatcttgTTAATCTGgactattttattaaaaaaatagccTCATATTGAAGTTATATTATATGggaaaaaatgtctaaaatatctttaattattatattagattatcagtcattttttttactatatctccattaaccctttatgtcaattatttttacatcaattatcaacaCCACTTGCCGCTgcctctaccaccaacaattgtcttccaccaccacaccgtcgccgccgtATTGcgtgggtaccgtgctagtctTATATAATCAgtttgataaatataaaataaaataaaataaccagGTTAGTAAATAAACAACTTGtgttgtctttttctttcaaacaaCTACTGTTAGATGTTAATTATTCGAACACCAGAAATGACATTTAAGGTGGGCAGTATGCTGGAAGTTGGAACCCACGCACTACTGCGATCAGTGTTGGCTCAAGCTTTTCCGAGGCCTTAAACAAGATTAATTTTAGGGGCCTAGCTCactagaataaaaaaaaattctttcttaatcattaaaaacagatttacaaattaattagcattaataaaaataaatataaaaaggaatTACAAAAGGCGAGCAGTGAACTGAGTGGCACGAACGCCACTGGACCTGGTGGTGGTAGACATGCCGATGTGGTGGTTCACCTCTAGTTCGTAGTTTGTTGTGAATTATAGTCTATAGTTAACTAATATTTAGCTTATAATTTAAAATCTAACTAAAATATTAagcctaaaatataaaaattgggGGCCTTTGTAATTTGGGGGCCTTAAACTCATGCCTAACCCAAAGCCATGGTTGAGCCGGCAGTGATTGCAGTACATGAATGATAACACTTATGCACACACGTTCAAGAGATAAAAGCCCAAAATCATGGGAAATCAAGATTCGATCACGTGTCTCCAAGCCAACAACACATCCATCAAGTTCCTCAAAGAGAGCCCCAACTGGCAATAACTGCTTGTTAATCTACCATATGCATAACATTTGTctttgtcgttaaaaaaaaaaattaagaaataaaaaacgTGTATTGTTTGCTTGTTAATCTATCATTTCGAAATATTTCGATTATTGGATGTCGTGAATGCAAAATACGTATATTCCATATCCATGGTGCATATATATATCTCGGAGCTGGGCTATCTGCGATTTTTGTAGGAATGCGAAAATGTGTTTTGTTTGAATTCATTCCTATAGAAaagtgtaacttttttttagctttataaatagttttttaaCGGAAAAAAATTGCCCCTTCAAAAATTGGTGCGACAATACGTTGATTGATTGTAAAATCAAAAGTGGTAGTCGTATTATCGATTGTTGACATTTTAATATGGTGGTCGGAAGACAAAACACAAAATTTATGTAAAAGCAGTTAATTAATGATTTAGTGGGTGTAGATGTTGAATGGGACTTTTATTCCATCTCtaatataaaaatgacattGTATGTTAGTTCACTCTTGtgacatatgtttttatataattcaCATTTTGTCACCGCTATCTTATTCAAAATTCGGATTGACATTGTATTACTAAAAAAATGGTTTCTCTTACAAAAATACATAACATATTAATTGCTTCATCTTTTTTAGTAATCTGACTTTTGTATTGCAAAGTTGAGCATCTTTTTCATTCAATCGTACATGTTTGTATCAAATAGGTAAATCAATGATAAGACCAGACTTTAGTTAGGCTTTGTGCACATGCAAGATGCCCCAAAGGCCAAAGCTAAGGCCAACATGTTGAGTAATCAATGGCTTGTGACAAATGATCTTTTGAGGTTGAATCAACTTACTTTTTATATTCATGTATGGTACATCAAATAAAGATTGTAAGTTCAAGGcccaacatatatatgatataaataacAAATGATTTTGTAAATTTGCAATCATCtacgaaaaaaaataataaacacttttttttttagtgatcaTCTATGATTTGATTGCTTCCTTAGATTACGTTTCAATATCTTCGAACTTTAACATGATGTAAAACACTGTTGAATAAACGTACCAAACTACCATACTTTGCGTGTTCAGTATTTCGAAGGAGAAATTATGAAAGTAGTAGTTGACAATTGACATCATAGTCCCACATATTTGAGTGCGTAAAATATTCACATGATGATAAAATGCGTTGGTCGAGTTAAATGTGTACTAAAGGGATTTTAAGGTCCAAATCAAAGTGATTTGCAATTTAATAATTAGGGTTTGTGAAATGATATTGGAAGCTCCAACAATTCATGGATCATATATAATCACCCAGGATTTGCTTACACTTGATTAGTAAGTATCAAATATTGATAGTGCTTACCATAATTATGGTTTTCATTTTGACAAAACCCACCACAAACAAGCATTAAAACCACAATTGTGCTTGTCCTTGTAAATAAGCACTAAAACTTGCCATTAAAagataatcaaaaaaaaaaaaaaagataatcagCAAAGTATGAGTTACAATACTTGGTCTACAAAACAGACTTAAAAGCTTAATTTCAACTATTATCCcaacaaaaactaaaagagCAACCTAGACCCGAAAGTCTGAAACCGAATCTCTAAGTATGTTTCAACCCACAAACCCTGCATATTCTAATTGCTCCATGTTATGTTATCTTTGACAAACTCAAAGGTCTTCAATCACACAAAAGAGACATTTTacatttaacaaataaataacatGTACAACTAACTGGTGAACACAAGGGTTCAGTTTCAAATTCACCCTCCCTATCTCAACTGGATTCTATCTCGTTTGCTTGGTGTTTATTATTTCGTTGGGTTTCAAGTTGACTATATGCACCAAATAAAGCTCGAAGATCTGGAATCATCGGTATAGCACTACAAC includes these proteins:
- the LOC122578906 gene encoding U-box domain-containing protein 52, which produces MSLEITSSKNNNIVHEQIMEIEQEEETTTTSRSHQTWRRVMSPEIVEIEEQEISHSSQYITSTSSNREGVDVYVAVGKNDLDVVKWAVDHVVAPGGSSSAARVYLVHVFPPVTNIPTPVGKLSRSQLSKEQVQVYINEENNKRRSLLQKYIRLCNDAKINVETMLLESNTTTKAILDLIHVVNITKLVIGTKRAPPLRRLRKGPGKGEFLKKNAPDFCEVSIVYNGKEVMERHAAEVSPPSNNNVPTATTSSSQNGRLKNSIAHNLQGERKLFFECACFSKNFD